GTGGTTGAAATCCTTCCCGGCGCGCACGGCATAGAGCACTGAAGGCCGGCGGGCGTCGCGCGAGAGGCCGAGGCGCAGCTGGCCGTAGCCGCGGTAGTCCTTGAGGTCGCGGTTGTCGCTCAGCGAGGTGACGTAGGTGAACACCTCGGGGATGACGAGCAGGTGCCAGTCGTCGATCGGGCCGATCATCGCCGCGGCGCGCAGATTGATCGTGTTGAGACTGCGCGAGTCCGGGCCGTCGCGGCCGTTGGATTCGTGTTTGATCGCCAGCTGCGAGCCGAGGCGCGTGAGCCAGCCGTCGCGCCCGGTCGGCATCGGCGCGAGGCTTTCGAGCATGAGCTCGGGCATGTAACTCGTGTCGTAGAACGGACTGGAGCTCGCGTTGATGTCCCACAGCGAGCGCTGCGTGTAGCCCGCTTGCAGCGTGTGCGTGAAGCCGCCGGGTGCCGGTTGGTTCAGATCCATCAGCTTGTATTTGAAACTGATTTGGAACTTCGCGGCCGGCGCGTCCGGGCCGTAGATGAAATAGATCGACTCGTGGAGGCCGAGGCGCCCGGCGAACGTCCGCTCGAGTGCGCTGACGGCTGGTGTGAGGTTCGTGAGGTGGCGCAGCGATTGGGCGGGATCGCCGACGTCGGCGCGGGGCGTGGCGCTGGCGTCGACTTTGAGAGCCGTGCGGAGCGGCGCGGGTAGTCCGGCGGCGAACTCGAGCACGATGTCACCGGAGACCACCGGCGGTTGTTCCGCGGTGTAGAGCCGCGTGGCGAACGTGCCGGGCGCGATCACGAGGGTCGCTTCGTCGCCGGTGCGGAACACGACTGGCAGGTCTGCGCCGGTCGCGCGTGCGCGGCCCTCCAGCGCCGCGGGGGGACGGTAATAGATCGTGCATGTGCCGGGGTTGAGCGCGACGAGCTGGATCTGCCAGCCGCCGGTTCCGGGCAGCGTGGCGCTCGGTGCCGAGAGCGTGAGCGAGGGAGTTTCCGCGTCGTCCTGCGCGCGCAAGGTGAGCGCGAGGACGAGCGTGCAGAGCCAGAGCGTGGATTTCATGGGTGCGACGGGGAATGCGTGGACTGAGTGCGGAGGAAGCTCCCGGAGTGCTCACACGCCGGGCGCGCCGGTGGCGCGTTGCAGGCTGGCGAGCGCGACGGCGTAGTCGTGCTGCGCTTGCGCGAGATTCGAGCGGGCCTCCGTCAGCGACGACTGGGCCGAGAGCACATCGAGCTGTGTGGAGAGACCGGCTTGGTAGCGCGTCTGGGCGAGACGGAGGCTTTCGCGCGCCTGCGTGACGACTTGCTCGGAGGCCTGAAGCACCTCCGATGCTTCGACCAGGCTGGCGTGCGCGGTGCGGACTTCGAGTTCGACGGCGAGCTGTCGCTCCTCGAGGGCGAAACGCGATTGCTGCGCGCGGGCGCGGGCTTGGGTGACTTTGCCGGCGGTGGCTTTTGAATCGAAGATGTTCCAACTCGCCTGCAAGCCCGCGGACCAGCCGTGCAGATTGCCGGCGGTCGTGGTGAGCGAGGGCGACGACCACGCGTAGCCGCCGACGGCGCTCACCGTCGGCTGATAGCCGCTGCGGGCGCCGGTGACCGCTTGATCGGCCGCTTGCACGAGGCGTTCCTGCTGTTGCAGCTCCGGCCGGTGCGCGCGTGCGGCGGAGACGGCGTCGGCGAGGGCGACGTCGCGCGCCGGGACGACGAGCGTGCCCTGCACAGCGAGGTCGCCGGCGGGCGTCGAGGTGGCGCCGAGCGTCGTGCGGAGTTTTTCCTGCGCGATCTTGTAGCTGTTGCGCGCGCGAATGAGGCCCGGGCGCGCGTTGGCGACGGCAACCTCGGCGCGCAACAGGTCGAAGTCGGAACCGGTGCCGGCATCGCGGCGGCTGCGCGCGTAAGCGAGCTCGTTTTCCAGCACCTTCAACGCCTCTTCGCGCACGGCGATGACCTCGCGGGCGAGCAGCACGTCGTAGAATTGCTGGCGGACGCCGAGCAGCGTGTCGCTCACGGCGGCGTTGAACGCGAGGCGCGCGGCGTCGAGCTGGGCGCGCTGCGCGCGTTGCTGCGCCTGCAGGCTGCCGCCGGCGTAGATGACCTGCGAGGCGGTGACGCTCACGCTCCACGCGCGGTCGTCGGCGAGCGGCGATTCGAGGCGGTGTTCGTCGTAGCGCGCGGCGCTGCTGGCTGCGGTGACGCTCGGCAAGCGGGCGGCGCTGGCGGTGACGAGCACGCCTTCCTGCTCGCGGATTTGTTCGCGGGTGCGGAGGAGCGTGGGGCTGTGCGCGAGCGCGTAGTCGAGCGAGATTTCGAGGGTGAGCGGACGCGGCAGTGGCGGGAGATCGGTTGCGGCGGAAGCGGCGACGCCGAGCAGCGGCAGGAGAAGAGAGAGACGGAAAGTTTTCATGGGAGGGAAGTGGCGGGACGAGCGTTGCGCGCAGGGATGTGGATCGGCCCCTGCGGCTCGTCCCGCCAAAGTTGGACGTGGATTAATGCGCGGCGTGCGGAGCGGCGGCGGGCAGTGCCGCTTGGGCTTTGGCCTCGGCCTGGCGGTCTTTCGCGATGAGCGTGTAGAACACCGGCACCACGAAGAGCGTGAAGAGCGTGCCGATCGACATGCCGGTCGCGATGACGAGGCCCATGCTGAAGCGCGCCTCGGCGCCGGCGCCCTTGGCGACGACGAGCGGGAGCACGCCGAGCACCATGGCGGCGGTGGTCATGAGGATCGGGCGCAGACGCGTGCCGGCGGCGTGTTCGATCGCCTCACGGACGCTGTGGCCTTGTTCCTGCAGGGTGTTCGCGAACTCCACCATGAGAATGCCGTGCTTGGTGATGAGGCCGACGAGCGTGATGAGGCCGACCTGCGTGTAGATGTTCATCGTCGCGGCACCGAGGAAGAGGAACACCATCGCACCGGCGAGCGAGAGCGGCACGGCCATCATGATGATGAACGGGTCGCGCCAGCTTTCGTATTGGGCGGCGAGCACGAGGAAGATGACGACGATCGCGAGCGCGAACGCGGTCATGAGCGAGCTGCCTTCCTGGACGTATTGGCGGAGTTCGCCCTTGTAGTCGGCGGTGAAACCGGCGGGGAAAACCTGCTTCGCTTCGGCGTTCAGCCAGTCGAGCGCTTCGCCGAGCGAGACGCCGGGGCGCGGCACGAGGCCGAGCGTGGCGGAGTTGAGCTGCTGGAAACGTTCCAGCGCGCGCGGCTGCGTGGTTTGCTCGATTTTTGCGATGCTGGAGAGCGGCACCAGTTTGCCCTTGCCGGTCGAGATGTAGTAATTGCCGAGCTGTTCGGGCGTGAGGCGCGAGACGCGCGTGACTTGCGGCGTGACCTTGTAGGCGCGGCCTTGGATCGAGAAGCGGTTCACGTAGCCGCCGCCAAGCATCGAGCCGAGGTCGGCGCTGAGCTGCGACATGTCGATGCCGAGCACGGCGGCCTTGTCCTTGTCGATGACGAGGTCGGCCTGCGGCATGTCGTATTTGAGGCTGTTGTCCGCATAGACGAATTTACCGCTGGCCAGGGCGCGCTGCATGAGCTCGTTGGCGACCTCGAGGATTTGCGCGTGATCGGCGGTCGAGCTGATGACGAACTGCACGGGCAGGCCGCTGCCGGCGCCGGGCAGTGATGGCGGGAGCACCGCGGCGAGCTTCAGGCCGGAGACGTTGCCGGCGAGCGCTGTGGTGGCGGCGGCGACTTGTGCGGCGCTGCGGGTGCGCTGCTCCCAGGGCTTGAGCACGAGACCCATCATGCCGCCGGACGGATTGGCGAGGCCGGTCGTCGGATCGAAGCCGAGAATCATGAACCGCACGCGGGCTTCGGTCAGCGCGTCGGTGACCATCGGATTCAGTTTTCCGGTGTAGAGCTGCGTTTGCTCGAGCGTGGCGTTCGGCGCGCCGCCGATGATGCCGAGCACGAAGCCGCGGTCCTCGGCGGGTGCCAGCTCCTTCTTGGTCATCAGGAAGAACGGCACGAGGCTCGCGAAGATGAGCACGGCAACCAACACGACGGCGACGCGGGTGTTGAGCACGTGATCGAGGAAGTTTTCGTAGCGCGTGCGGAGTTTCGTGAACGTGACGTCGAGGAAGTGCTCGATGCCTTTCGGGTTCGGGTTATGCCGCAGCAGCTTGGCGCTGAGCATGGGCGACAGCGTCAGCGCCACGAAACCCGACACGAGCACGGAGCCGGCGAGCGTGAAGGCGAACTCGCGGAAAAGCGCGCCGGTGACGCCGGATTGCAGGCCGATCGGCGCATAGACGGCGGCGAGCGTGATCGTCATGGCGATGACGGGGCCGACGAGTTCGTGCGCACCCTTGATCGCGGCGTCGAAGGGCGTGAGGCCTTCCTCGATGTGGCGGTGGATGTTTTCCACGACCACGATCGCGTCGTCGACGACGAGGCCGATCGCCAGCACCATGGCGAGCAGGGTCAGCAGGTTGATCGAGAAGCCCATCGCGAGCATTAGGATGCCGCAGCCGACGAGCGAGAGCGGGATCGCGACGATCGGGATGACGACGGAGCGGAACGAACCGAGGAAGAGGTAGATCACGATGATGACGATGATCATCGCTTCGACGAGCGTGTGGATGACTTCGGAGATGGATGAGTTGATGAACTCCGTGGCGTCGTAGAGGATGTTGGCTTGGAGGCCGGTGGGGAACTGGCTGACGAGGTCGGGCCAGACGGCGCGCACGCGCTTGATGACGTCGATGGAGTTGGCGGTCGGCAGCACGCTGATGCTCATGCCGGTCGCGGTCAGGCCGTTGAAGGTGAGGTTGGAGCTGTAGTCCTCGGCGCCGAGCACGACGTCGGCGATGTCGCCGAGGCGGACGATGCGGCCGTCCTTCTCGGCAATGACGATCTGGCGGAATTCCTCCGCGGTGTGCAGGTCGGTTTTGGCCGTGAGGTTGACGGAAATCATCGCGCCCTTGGTCTGGCCGACGGCGGAAAGGTAGTTCTGCGAGGCGAGCTTGGCGCGGACGGTGGCGGCACTGAGGCCGAGCGCGGCCATGCGGTCGTCCTTGAGCCAGATGCGCATGGCGAAGGTGCGGCCGCCGAGGATGTCGACCTTCTGCACGCCCTCGACCGTCGAGAGCTTGGGCTGCACGACGCGGACGAGGTAGTCGGTGATTTGGTTGGCGGCGAGCGTCTCGCTGGAGAAGCTCAGATACATCGACGCGGTGGTCTCGCCGACGGCGACGTCGAAGATCGGATCTTCGGCGGCGGCGGGCAGCTCGCTGCGCACGCGGTTCACCTTGGAGGTGATTTGCGTGAGCGCGGCGTTCGGGTCGTAGTTGAGACGCAGCTTGGCGGTGATGACGGAGACGTTGGGACCGCTGACGGATTCGACGTAGTCGAGGCCGTCGGCCGAGGCGATCTCGCGCTCGAGCGGCGTGGTGATGTAGCCGCGGATGAGGTCGGCGCTGGCGCCGGGATACGACGTGGTGACCTTCACGACGGCGTTGTTGGTCTGCGGGTATTGCCGCACGACCATCGCCTTGAAGGCGAGCCAACCGCCGAGCAGTAGGAAGAGGTTGACCACCGTCGCGAGAATCGGACGGCGGATGAAGAGGTCGGTGAAGCGCATGGTGGCGTCCGGTTAGCTTTCGACGGGTTTCGGCGCAGGATTGGCCTGTGGGGCGGTGGAGTTGTCGATTTTCACGGCAGCGCCGTTGCGGAGTTTGATCTGGCCGGAGGTGACGACCTGGTCGCCGACCTTGAGGCCGCTCAGCACTTGGGTGAGGTCGCCGCGACTGGAGCCGGTTTTGATGAAGCGCTGTTGCACCGCGCCCTCGGCGATCACGTAGACGGTTTCGCCGTAGGGATTGTGCACGATCGCCGCGGACGGGATGACTTCGGAGTGCTCGCTGGCAGGAAGCAGGACTTCGACGCGGGCGAACATGCCGGCGCGCAGCGCCTCGTCGGTGTTGGGCAATTCAGCACGAAGATCAATGCTGCGTGTCGCGTCGTCGAGGCGCGGGCTGAGCGCGACGATTTTGCCTTCGAACGTGCGCTCGGGGAACGCGTCGACGCTCAGGCGCACGGTCTGGCCGGCGGCGACGCGCGCGATGTCCTGCTGCGGCAGCGAGAAGTCGACGTAGATTGGGTCGGTGCTTTCGAGCACGACGATGGCGTCGCCCTTGCTGAGGAACTGGCCGGGATAGACCTGCACGATGCCGAGCCGGCCGGCGAACGGCGCGACGATGTTCTTCTTGGCGATCGTCGCCTTCAGCTGCGCGACAGACGAGCGTGCCTGTTGGAGCGTGGTCTCGGCGGTGTCTAGGTCGTTGGGCGTGTTGGTGCCGTTGGCGCGGAGCTCGCGGGCGCGGCCGAGGTTGATCTCGGCGAGATGCGCCTGGGCTTCCAGGCCGGCGAGTTGGGCATCCTCGACGGAGGTGTCGAGACGCACGAGCGGTGCGCCGGCGGCGACGGTGCGGCCGGAGGTGGCGGCGATTTCGCGGACGGCGCCTTCGAGTTCCGTTTTCACGACGATGCCGCGGTAGCT
This window of the Candidatus Didemnitutus sp. genome carries:
- a CDS encoding phospholipase A — protein: MKSTLWLCTLVLALTLRAQDDAETPSLTLSAPSATLPGTGGWQIQLVALNPGTCTIYYRPPAALEGRARATGADLPVVFRTGDEATLVIAPGTFATRLYTAEQPPVVSGDIVLEFAAGLPAPLRTALKVDASATPRADVGDPAQSLRHLTNLTPAVSALERTFAGRLGLHESIYFIYGPDAPAAKFQISFKYKLMDLNQPAPGGFTHTLQAGYTQRSLWDINASSSPFYDTSYMPELMLESLAPMPTGRDGWLTRLGSQLAIKHESNGRDGPDSRSLNTINLRAAAMIGPIDDWHLLVIPEVFTYVTSLSDNRDLKDYRGYGQLRLGLSRDARRPSVLYAVRAGKDFNHWTHQVDLTLPFRTKWLNIETAFLVQYFSGYGESLRSYTERSETVRAGFSLVR
- a CDS encoding TolC family protein, with amino-acid sequence MKTFRLSLLLPLLGVAASAATDLPPLPRPLTLEISLDYALAHSPTLLRTREQIREQEGVLVTASAARLPSVTAASSAARYDEHRLESPLADDRAWSVSVTASQVIYAGGSLQAQQRAQRAQLDAARLAFNAAVSDTLLGVRQQFYDVLLAREVIAVREEALKVLENELAYARSRRDAGTGSDFDLLRAEVAVANARPGLIRARNSYKIAQEKLRTTLGATSTPAGDLAVQGTLVVPARDVALADAVSAARAHRPELQQQERLVQAADQAVTGARSGYQPTVSAVGGYAWSSPSLTTTAGNLHGWSAGLQASWNIFDSKATAGKVTQARARAQQSRFALEERQLAVELEVRTAHASLVEASEVLQASEQVVTQARESLRLAQTRYQAGLSTQLDVLSAQSSLTEARSNLAQAQHDYAVALASLQRATGAPGV
- a CDS encoding efflux RND transporter permease subunit, encoding MRFTDLFIRRPILATVVNLFLLLGGWLAFKAMVVRQYPQTNNAVVKVTTSYPGASADLIRGYITTPLEREIASADGLDYVESVSGPNVSVITAKLRLNYDPNAALTQITSKVNRVRSELPAAAEDPIFDVAVGETTASMYLSFSSETLAANQITDYLVRVVQPKLSTVEGVQKVDILGGRTFAMRIWLKDDRMAALGLSAATVRAKLASQNYLSAVGQTKGAMISVNLTAKTDLHTAEEFRQIVIAEKDGRIVRLGDIADVVLGAEDYSSNLTFNGLTATGMSISVLPTANSIDVIKRVRAVWPDLVSQFPTGLQANILYDATEFINSSISEVIHTLVEAMIIVIIVIYLFLGSFRSVVIPIVAIPLSLVGCGILMLAMGFSINLLTLLAMVLAIGLVVDDAIVVVENIHRHIEEGLTPFDAAIKGAHELVGPVIAMTITLAAVYAPIGLQSGVTGALFREFAFTLAGSVLVSGFVALTLSPMLSAKLLRHNPNPKGIEHFLDVTFTKLRTRYENFLDHVLNTRVAVVLVAVLIFASLVPFFLMTKKELAPAEDRGFVLGIIGGAPNATLEQTQLYTGKLNPMVTDALTEARVRFMILGFDPTTGLANPSGGMMGLVLKPWEQRTRSAAQVAAATTALAGNVSGLKLAAVLPPSLPGAGSGLPVQFVISSTADHAQILEVANELMQRALASGKFVYADNSLKYDMPQADLVIDKDKAAVLGIDMSQLSADLGSMLGGGYVNRFSIQGRAYKVTPQVTRVSRLTPEQLGNYYISTGKGKLVPLSSIAKIEQTTQPRALERFQQLNSATLGLVPRPGVSLGEALDWLNAEAKQVFPAGFTADYKGELRQYVQEGSSLMTAFALAIVVIFLVLAAQYESWRDPFIIMMAVPLSLAGAMVFLFLGAATMNIYTQVGLITLVGLITKHGILMVEFANTLQEQGHSVREAIEHAAGTRLRPILMTTAAMVLGVLPLVVAKGAGAEARFSMGLVIATGMSIGTLFTLFVVPVFYTLIAKDRQAEAKAQAALPAAAPHAAH
- a CDS encoding efflux RND transporter periplasmic adaptor subunit, with the translated sequence MNKRVVLTAAIALAIFAAIFGYKFYSIRQTMAAMAGMKPPPVTVSAATVREETWPNTIQAVAALKSYRGIVVKTELEGAVREIAATSGRTVAAGAPLVRLDTSVEDAQLAGLEAQAHLAEINLGRARELRANGTNTPNDLDTAETTLQQARSSVAQLKATIAKKNIVAPFAGRLGIVQVYPGQFLSKGDAIVVLESTDPIYVDFSLPQQDIARVAAGQTVRLSVDAFPERTFEGKIVALSPRLDDATRSIDLRAELPNTDEALRAGMFARVEVLLPASEHSEVIPSAAIVHNPYGETVYVIAEGAVQQRFIKTGSSRGDLTQVLSGLKVGDQVVTSGQIKLRNGAAVKIDNSTAPQANPAPKPVES